Proteins encoded together in one Vigna angularis cultivar LongXiaoDou No.4 chromosome 5, ASM1680809v1, whole genome shotgun sequence window:
- the LOC108320723 gene encoding RING-H2 finger protein ATL7 isoform X2 has protein sequence MSEGYSCGCSDSDSSCGCWSTTASAAATRSEASTELRLYRAFIFCVPIFFTLILLFLFYLFYLRPRTRLHWITNFGLPNNDNDHNHNAISTAELGLNKELREMLPIIVYKESFSVKDTQCSVCLLDYQPEDRLQQIPACGHTFHMSCIDLWLATHTTCPLCRFSLLTIAKSSTQTSDMQSQSQNNEEAQAVELSESRSTMHTETTVLRNVSGEVAISAPCIDVERQNEQDNQ, from the exons ATGTCTGAAGGCTATTCCTGCGGCTGCTCCGACTCCGACTCTTCTTGCGGCTGTTGGTCCACCACCGCCAGCGCCGCCGCCACCAGATCTGAGGCTTCAACCGAACTCAGACTCTACAGAGCCTTCATCTTCTGTGTCCCCATCTTCTTCACTCTCattctcctctttctcttctaCCTCTTCTACCTCCGACCGCGAACCAGGCTCCATTGGATCACCAACTTTGGTCTTCCCAACAACGACAACGACCACAACCACAATGCCATCTCCACT GCTGAATTGGGCTTGAACAAGGAACTCAGAGAGATGTTGCCCATTATTGTCTACAAGGAAAGCTTCTCTGTCAAAGACACCCA ATGCTCAGTGTGCCTTTTGGACTACCAGCCAGAGGATAGGCTTCAACAGATACCTGCATGTGGCCACACATTTCATATGAGCTGCATTGATCTTTGGCTTGCCACCCACACCACCTGCCCTCTCTGCCGCTTCTCCTTACTAACCATAGCTAAATCTTCCACACAGACATCTGATATGCAG TCACAGTCACAGAACAATGAAGAAGCACAAGCCGTGGAATTATCTGAATCAAGATCTACTATGCATACAGAAACCACTGTCCTCCGAAATGTCTCTGGAGAAGTTGCAATCAGCGCTCCCTGCATTGATGTTGAAAGGCAAAATGAGCAAGACAATCAATAA
- the LOC108320723 gene encoding RING-H2 finger protein ATL7 isoform X1 encodes MSEGYSCGCSDSDSSCGCWSTTASAAATRSEASTELRLYRAFIFCVPIFFTLILLFLFYLFYLRPRTRLHWITNFGLPNNDNDHNHNAISTVSKAELGLNKELREMLPIIVYKESFSVKDTQCSVCLLDYQPEDRLQQIPACGHTFHMSCIDLWLATHTTCPLCRFSLLTIAKSSTQTSDMQSQSQNNEEAQAVELSESRSTMHTETTVLRNVSGEVAISAPCIDVERQNEQDNQ; translated from the exons ATGTCTGAAGGCTATTCCTGCGGCTGCTCCGACTCCGACTCTTCTTGCGGCTGTTGGTCCACCACCGCCAGCGCCGCCGCCACCAGATCTGAGGCTTCAACCGAACTCAGACTCTACAGAGCCTTCATCTTCTGTGTCCCCATCTTCTTCACTCTCattctcctctttctcttctaCCTCTTCTACCTCCGACCGCGAACCAGGCTCCATTGGATCACCAACTTTGGTCTTCCCAACAACGACAACGACCACAACCACAATGCCATCTCCACTGTAAGCAAA GCTGAATTGGGCTTGAACAAGGAACTCAGAGAGATGTTGCCCATTATTGTCTACAAGGAAAGCTTCTCTGTCAAAGACACCCA ATGCTCAGTGTGCCTTTTGGACTACCAGCCAGAGGATAGGCTTCAACAGATACCTGCATGTGGCCACACATTTCATATGAGCTGCATTGATCTTTGGCTTGCCACCCACACCACCTGCCCTCTCTGCCGCTTCTCCTTACTAACCATAGCTAAATCTTCCACACAGACATCTGATATGCAG TCACAGTCACAGAACAATGAAGAAGCACAAGCCGTGGAATTATCTGAATCAAGATCTACTATGCATACAGAAACCACTGTCCTCCGAAATGTCTCTGGAGAAGTTGCAATCAGCGCTCCCTGCATTGATGTTGAAAGGCAAAATGAGCAAGACAATCAATAA
- the LOC108320728 gene encoding probable transcription factor MYB58, whose product MCSGCKFSAEEERLVIEMQTQFGNKWAKIATYLPGRTDNDVKNFWSSRRKRLERMLQKPTTLKLQKSKGKTPLTQVLADKLFQAPPCSSNQVEENLCYTTSYMGNTEVFEMINLQDLVKPNYEQMENDYLSAVEVEATHLHTVPSFESSSGNNFPLLPEPLIDFPLFPECQDLLPETFDPNFIDGFDEKKCSECVCSQKLGTGLPTLGLEENYQITTSKVLFKDFPSEIFEYFEQIPTSTKQ is encoded by the exons ATGTGTAGTGGATGCAAGTTTTCGGCAGAAGAAGAGAGATTGGTGATAGAAATGCAGACACAGTTTGGGAACAAATGGGCCAAAATTGCAACATATTTGCCGGGGAGAACAGACAATGATGTGAAAAACTTTTGGAGCAGTCGGAGAAAAAGGTTGGAGAGGATGTTGCAGAAGCCAACAACGTTAAAGTTGCAGAAAAGCAAGGGAAAAACTCCTCTTACTCAAGTGCTAGCGGATAAG CTATTTCAGGCTCCTCCATGCAGTTCAAACCAGGTGGAGGAAAACCTTTGTTACACTACTTCCTACATGGGAAACACCGAGGTGTTCGAGATGATCAACCTTCAAGATTTGGTAAAGCCAAACTATGAACAGATGGAAAATGATTACTTGAGTGCAGTTGAGGTTGAGGCCACCCATCTTCACACAGTACCATCGTTTGAGTCTTCATCAGGGAACAACTTCCCTCTGCTCCCTGAGCCACTAATCGACTTTCCACTCTTCCCAGAGTGCCAGGACCTTCTTCCAGAGACCTTTGATCCAAATTTTATTGATGGGTTCGATGAGAAGAAGTGCTCAGAATGCGTATGCAGCCAGAAGCTTGGGACCGGGTTGCCTACTCTTGGATTGGAGGAAAATTATCAAATTACAACTTCAAAAGTCTTATTCAAGGACTTCCCAAGTGAGATTTTTGAATACTTTGAGCAGATTCCAACCTCAACAAAACAATGA
- the LOC108320742 gene encoding uncharacterized Rho GTPase-activating protein At5g61530 isoform X2, which yields MPSIMSPQWQDKAAGFFSSSGVKLKEAKESAGTFVGEVTKDTKSNVTEVAGRVGSMVKSRWALLQQPSTRHAVQDRLISAAATTGSLLRRGLSGTKDKVVVGKSKVEEVAKITAQKSKTILTDIERWQKGVASTDVFGVPIEVTVQRQDYCKPIPRILVNCADYLIVSGLNSPDLFKSEGNKKVIHQLVSLYNQDSNASIPEGTNPLDVAALVKYYLASLPEPLTTLELYNEIRGARSSIYSMRNILKRLSSVNYMTLEFITALLLRVSQKSLLNKMDARSLAMEMAPVIMWQKENRPEFYRQYWNQMSRSPSEKSVDTPPGSFAAWDMLSDDGEAIDASSPIPLDDGTPVDFGAIEVIQLLVEHHNAIFTDANETVWK from the exons ATGCCTTCGATCATGTCACCCCAGTGGCAAGACAAGGCAGCTGGTTTCTTTTCTTCCTCCG GAGTCAAGCTTAAAGAAGCCAAGGAATCAGCAGGAACATTTGTTGGTGAGGTcaccaaagatacaaaaagcAATGTGACTGAAGTGGCTGGACGAGTGGGGTCAATGGTCAAGAGTCGGTGGGCACTTCTCCAGCAGCCATCCACAAGACATGCTGTGCAGGATCGCTTGATATCAGCAGCTGCTACAACTGGCTCGCTCCTGAGGAGAGGCTTGTCTGGGACAAAGGATAAGGTGGTTGTGGGAAAGTCCAAGGTTGAAGAG GTGGCAAAAATTACAGCACAAAAAAGTAAGACTATCTTGACAGATATTGAAAGATGGCAAAAG GGAGTTGCAAGCACTGATG TATTTGGAGTTCCAATTGAGGTTACTGTGCAGAGGCAAGATTACTGCAAACCTATTCCTCGGATATTGGTCAATTGTGCAGATTATCTTATAGTTTCAG GTTTGAACTCGCCAGATCTTTTTAAATCTGAAGGGAATAAAAAGGTTATTCACCAATTGGTTTCCCTATACAACCAAG ATTCTAATGCTTCAATACCAGAAGGCACGAATCCCCTTGATGTAGCAGCTCTTGTGAAATATTACCTTGCTAGCCTTCCTGAGCCACTTACCACATTAGAGCTTTATAATGAGATTAGAGGTGCTCGGTCCAGCATATACTCCATGAGAAACATACTCAAGAGGCTTTCCAGTGTAAACTACATGACCCTAGAGTTTATAACCGCCCTTCTACTCCGAGTTAGCCAGAAGTCACTTCTCAACAAG ATGGATGCTCGGAGCTTAGCTATGGAAATGGCACCTGTTATTATGTGGCAAAAGGAAAACAGACCTGAATTTTATCGTCAATATTGGAATCAGATGTCAAGAAGTCCTTCCGAAAAGAGTGTGGATACACCACCTGGTTCATTTGCTGCCTGGGACATGCTTTCCG ATGATGGTGAAGCCATAGACGCATCCTCTCCTATTCCTTTGGATGATGGCACGCCAGTAGACTTTGGTGCAATTGAAGTTATTCAGTTGCTCGTGGAGCATCATAATGCAATCTTCACAGATGCAAATGAGACAGTTTGGAAATGA
- the LOC108320742 gene encoding uncharacterized Rho GTPase-activating protein At5g61530 isoform X1: MPSIMSPQWQDKAAGFFSSSGVKLKEAKESAGTFVGEVTKDTKSNVTEVAGRVGSMVKSRWALLQQPSTRHAVQDRLISAAATTGSLLRRGLSGTKDKVVVGKSKVEEVAKITAQKSKTILTDIERWQKGVASTDVFGVPIEVTVQRQDYCKPIPRILVNCADYLIVSAGLNSPDLFKSEGNKKVIHQLVSLYNQDSNASIPEGTNPLDVAALVKYYLASLPEPLTTLELYNEIRGARSSIYSMRNILKRLSSVNYMTLEFITALLLRVSQKSLLNKMDARSLAMEMAPVIMWQKENRPEFYRQYWNQMSRSPSEKSVDTPPGSFAAWDMLSDDGEAIDASSPIPLDDGTPVDFGAIEVIQLLVEHHNAIFTDANETVWK, encoded by the exons ATGCCTTCGATCATGTCACCCCAGTGGCAAGACAAGGCAGCTGGTTTCTTTTCTTCCTCCG GAGTCAAGCTTAAAGAAGCCAAGGAATCAGCAGGAACATTTGTTGGTGAGGTcaccaaagatacaaaaagcAATGTGACTGAAGTGGCTGGACGAGTGGGGTCAATGGTCAAGAGTCGGTGGGCACTTCTCCAGCAGCCATCCACAAGACATGCTGTGCAGGATCGCTTGATATCAGCAGCTGCTACAACTGGCTCGCTCCTGAGGAGAGGCTTGTCTGGGACAAAGGATAAGGTGGTTGTGGGAAAGTCCAAGGTTGAAGAG GTGGCAAAAATTACAGCACAAAAAAGTAAGACTATCTTGACAGATATTGAAAGATGGCAAAAG GGAGTTGCAAGCACTGATG TATTTGGAGTTCCAATTGAGGTTACTGTGCAGAGGCAAGATTACTGCAAACCTATTCCTCGGATATTGGTCAATTGTGCAGATTATCTTATAGTTTCAG cagGTTTGAACTCGCCAGATCTTTTTAAATCTGAAGGGAATAAAAAGGTTATTCACCAATTGGTTTCCCTATACAACCAAG ATTCTAATGCTTCAATACCAGAAGGCACGAATCCCCTTGATGTAGCAGCTCTTGTGAAATATTACCTTGCTAGCCTTCCTGAGCCACTTACCACATTAGAGCTTTATAATGAGATTAGAGGTGCTCGGTCCAGCATATACTCCATGAGAAACATACTCAAGAGGCTTTCCAGTGTAAACTACATGACCCTAGAGTTTATAACCGCCCTTCTACTCCGAGTTAGCCAGAAGTCACTTCTCAACAAG ATGGATGCTCGGAGCTTAGCTATGGAAATGGCACCTGTTATTATGTGGCAAAAGGAAAACAGACCTGAATTTTATCGTCAATATTGGAATCAGATGTCAAGAAGTCCTTCCGAAAAGAGTGTGGATACACCACCTGGTTCATTTGCTGCCTGGGACATGCTTTCCG ATGATGGTGAAGCCATAGACGCATCCTCTCCTATTCCTTTGGATGATGGCACGCCAGTAGACTTTGGTGCAATTGAAGTTATTCAGTTGCTCGTGGAGCATCATAATGCAATCTTCACAGATGCAAATGAGACAGTTTGGAAATGA
- the LOC108320737 gene encoding cation/H(+) antiporter 2: MDATHSMFCNNDLVNPLSSMGMQVSCILVVSHIFNVVFRTVGQPGPIAQILAGLALGPMSHIPYIKATFFPASSINYYEVVSFFCRINFMFLFGLEMNMHYAMRHLRRVNLVACGGALMGAVFGLSVSFYLHQELNTLDNAPLYYFSMIIMLVVSYTSSPMVIRLAAELRFAASDVGRTAVSSALITEMGCLLLFNVMVNWRKANHISSGFGCLIITVVVVYLNRHLAVWLNARNRNQKYLKAPELLLILFILLTSSMIIEISGYNSIISCFTIGLLFPKEGKTARTLLHKLGYSIYNFVLPVYFGYLGLQCDLINVFKSFQRVANMVILILLSIGSKLGGTLIATRYLKIPTGEGIFLGFILNTRGYADLLFIGAAAKQTFDSEAYNVLLVSIVLNTIISGVVVAFLVRGEDKMFASNYTAIEPQQMEDELRILACVYDPRQVSAILATVLAIHGSGVSPSTTYLMHLIELVKKIKSNLLYHEKETADLSDDEDYGGNDVVEINNSLDTFTAETKILVHQRRAVSSFPSLYEDVCNEAEDLQVSIVLLPFHKHQRIDGKLESGKEGIRITNQKVLRHAPCSVGIIVERGLARVPGFSQLVASEGIQNIATLFFGGPDDREAIAWSLRISGSPRVNLTIIRFLLTSSSQNEQIESGQSEEKEILMSLSGEETVNEIDNTFMVDFYNRYVTSGQIGYVEKFVKHGAETVDALKEIGDMYSLFIVGKGGRGQSSLTIGMSDWEECPELGTVGDVLASSDFDIHGSVLIVQQHRDVKKGLLHD, from the exons ATGGATGCCACTCACTCCATGTTCTGCAACAATGATCTGGTTAACCCCCTAAGCTCAATGGGCATGCAAGTGTCCTGCATTCTTGTCGTGTCACATATCTTCAACGTTGTGTTTAGGACTGTGGGTCAACCTGGACCAATTGCGCAGATTCTG GCTGGGTTGGCGCTAGGTCCAATGTCACACATTCCGTATATAAAGGCTACATTTTTTCCTGCTAGCTCAATAAACTACTATGAAGTTGTAAGCTTCTTCTGTCGCATAAActtcatgtttttgtttgggTTAGAGATGAATATGCACTACGCAATGCGCCATCTGCGTAGGGTAAACCTTGTAGCTTGTGGTGGTGCCTTGATGGGTGCTGTTTTTGGTCTATCTGTCTCATTTTACTTGCATCAAGAGCTAAACACCCTTGACAATGCCCctttgtattatttttcaatgatCATCATGCTAGTGGTGTCATACACAAGCTCCCCTATGGTGATTCGTTTGGCAGCAGAGTTGAGGTTTGCAGCATCAGACGTGGGGCGAACGGCGGTGTCATCTGCGTTGATCACAGAAATGGGGTGCTTGTTGCTCTTCAACGTCATGGTTAACTGGAGAAAAGCAAATCACATTTCTTCTGGTTTCGGTTGCCTTATAATCACTGTCGTGGTGGTTTACCTTAACCGGCACTTGGCAGTTTGGTTAAACGCAAGAAATAGAAACCAGAAGTACCTCAAGGCTCCTGAATTGTTACTCATTCTGTTCATACTTCTGACTAGCTCAATGATAATAGAGATTTCTGGTTACAACAGTATTATTAGTTGTTTCACCATTGGTTTGTTGTTCCCCAAGGAAGGAAAAACAGCTAGAACATTGCTGCACAAACTTGGTTATTCTATTTACAACTTTGTGCTTCCGGTATATTTTGGCTACTTGGGGTTGCAGTGTGACCTGATAAATGTCTTCAAGAGCTTTCAGCGTGTGGCCAATATGGTCATATTGATATTATTGAGCATTGGAAGCAAGCTTGGTGGAACTCTTATAGCTACCCGCTACCTCAAAATTCCCACTGGTGAAGGTATTTTTCTTGGCTTCATATTGAACACTAGAGGTTATGCCGACCTTCTATTCATTGGTGCAGCAGCAAAGCAA ACTTTCGATTCGGAAGCGTACAATGTTCTGTTGGTATCAATAGTACTGAACACAATAATATCAGGAGTAGTTGTGGCTTTTCTAGTCAGAGGGGAAGACAAAATGTTTGCAAGCAACTACACTGCAATTGAACCACAACAAATGGAAGATGAGCTCAGAATTCTGGCTTGTGTGTATGACCCTCGTCAGGTATCTGCCATACTTGCCACAGTGCTAGCAATACATGGCTCTGGAGTATCACCATCTACCACTTACTTAATGCACCTAATAGAGCTTGTGAAGAAGATCAAGTCCAACTTGTTGTACCATGAGAAAGAAACTGCTGACCTTAGCGACGATGAGGACTATGGGGGCAATGATGTGGTGGAAATCAACAATTCTTTGGATACCTTCACTGCAGAAACAAAGATTCTAGTCCACCAAAGAAGGGCAGTGTCTTCTTTCCCGTCCTTGTATGAAGATGTGTGCAATGAAGCAGAAGATCTCCAAGTGTCAATTGTGCTACTCCCCTTCCACAAGCACCAACGCATTGATGGGAAATTGGAAAGTGGAAAAGAGGGTATAAGGATCACCAACCAGAAGGTGCTAAGACATGCCCCTTGTTCAGTTGGTATCATAGTGGAAAGAGGCCTTGCAAGGGTACCTGGCTTCTCACAGCTAGTAGCATCTGAAGGCATACAAAACATTGCAACACTTTTCTTCGGTGGCCCTGATGATCGTGAGGCTATTGCATGGAGCCTACGCATTTCAGGAAGTCCACGCGTGAACTTAACGATCATAAGATTTTTGCTGACTTCTTCATCACAGAACGAACAGATAGAGAGTGGACAATCAGAGGAAAAGGAAATTTTGATGTCACTGTCTGGGGAGGAGACTGTGAATGAGATTGACAACACATTCATGGTGGACTTCTACAACAGGTATGTGACTTCAGGCCAAATAGGGTATGTGGAAAAGTTTGTGAAGCATGGAGCAGAAACGGTGGATGCTTTGAAAGAGATAGGGGACATGTATTCTTTGTTTATAGTAGGAAAAGGTGGTAGAGGGCaaagttcactaacaattgGTATGAGTGACTGGGAAGAATGCCCAGAACTGGGAACTGTTGGTGATGTTTTGGCCTCTTCAGACTTCGACATTCATGGCTCAGTTTTGATTGTTCAGCAACATAGAGATGTCAAGAAAGGCCTATTGCATGATTAG